In Penaeus vannamei isolate JL-2024 chromosome 15, ASM4276789v1, whole genome shotgun sequence, the following are encoded in one genomic region:
- the LOC138864204 gene encoding uncharacterized protein: protein MSGIWMQAYMSKTTDVGETSYVTSSEVICCSDIDDTELELISGPIGKSTEKGKPIHKKLRAKTEKQKSQIQISSAIENYYKQKMELETQLSKRTLAAFGRMPSR from the exons ATGAGTGGGATTTGGATGCAGGCCTACATGAGCAAG ACGACTGATGTAGGCGAAACCAGCTACGTAACCTCAAGTGAAGTAATCTGCTGCAGTGACATTGATGATACTGAATTAGAACTGATTAGTGGACCCATTGGGAAatcaacagaaaaaggaaagccCATCCATAAGAAACTAAGGGCAAAAACTGAAAAACAGAAATCCCAAATTCAAATCTCAAGTGctattgaaaattattataaacagAAGATGGAGTTAGAAACTCAGTTAAGCAAACGAACACTAGCAGCATTTGGAAGAATGCCATCAAGATAA